A genomic segment from Halomonas sp. GD1P12 encodes:
- the yidD gene encoding membrane protein insertion efficiency factor YidD encodes MIALVRLYQLILSPLLGPRCRFWPSCSSYTIEAIQVHGPLKGGWMALKRLVKCHPGHPGGMDPVPGGRSEALCRDDEIECDKSKTGNTHCCNDRSD; translated from the coding sequence ATGATCGCGCTGGTTCGGCTCTACCAGCTCATCCTGAGCCCCCTGCTCGGCCCGCGCTGTCGCTTCTGGCCGAGCTGCTCCTCCTACACGATCGAGGCCATCCAGGTACACGGCCCGCTTAAGGGTGGCTGGATGGCCTTGAAACGACTCGTCAAATGCCATCCGGGCCACCCCGGCGGCATGGATCCGGTGCCCGGCGGGCGCAGCGAAGCGCTTTGCCGCGACGACGAAATCGAGTGCGATAAATCCAAAACCGGCAACACACACTGCTGCAACGATCGATCCGATTAG
- a CDS encoding SufE family protein, with protein sequence MSTPGPELAQQELIEEFEMFDNWMDRYQYIIDMGKQLPDFPAEWRTEEYKIQGCQSNVWMNHEQDGDKLVFKATSDAAIVSGLIGVLLRIYSERTPAEITATQPHFLQDLGLDKHLSPTRSNGLHAMLERIYQVAQSA encoded by the coding sequence ATGAGCACGCCAGGCCCCGAGCTCGCCCAGCAGGAACTGATCGAAGAGTTCGAGATGTTCGACAACTGGATGGATCGCTACCAGTACATCATCGATATGGGCAAGCAGCTGCCCGACTTTCCCGCCGAGTGGCGAACCGAGGAGTACAAGATTCAGGGGTGTCAGTCCAACGTCTGGATGAACCACGAGCAAGACGGCGACAAGCTGGTATTCAAGGCGACCTCAGACGCGGCCATCGTTTCCGGCCTCATCGGCGTGCTGCTGCGTATCTACAGCGAGCGCACTCCGGCCGAGATTACCGCCACGCAGCCACACTTTTTGCAGGATCTGGGTCTCGATAAGCACCTTTCGCCGACGCGCAGTAACGGCCTGCACGCCATGCTCGAACGCATCTATCAGGTTGCGCAAAGCGCCTAA